The genomic segment CTGCCGAGCTTCGCCTGCAAAATGGGGATCAACTTTTCCCGCAGCTCTGTGTTCAAAAGGCAGGTTTGAGCAAAGAAATATACTTCCTTTACGGGCGTCCCCGCATCGCTTTCATCCAGCAGGTCCGACTCGCGAACGACGTCAGCCTTGTTCTCGACATCGAGAAAATGCCGCCTGTCCGAGTTACGGATGACGCAGCCGTTCACGATGATACGTTCATTCGGTTTCAATGTCAGTTTCAGCGCCATAGTCTATTCCGTCGTGCTGAATGCCCGGCCAGCCAGCCCATTGATTATCGTCTTGTTAATGTCGATTAGGGGTTTGACCTTCTTTTCCCCGGCCAAAACGCCCTGGCTATGCCGCTCAACCCACATGGCGAGTGAAAGAAGCCCCGCGCGCAAATCCGGGCTCAGTGCGTTTTCCGGTTCGGCTAGGTCTGCCTTGAAAGCGAGCCATACCCGTTCATTCTGCCAGACATCTTCCCTCAGTCCGTTCGAAAGAATTTCCAGCCGCTCGCCTGACGTTTCGGCGGCATCATAATCGACATGACCACTTTCCAGCCGCGATGTGACCTGCACGAGGACCCGACGTTCAATTTGCCGCGGCGCTTCTGTATCGGAAATAGTCCGCTTGTAAGCGGCTATGCTCATGGTTTTATCTCGCTATTTTTTGTTTCTGCCTCAAGTCGAGTTTACCCACGCCAGATTAAAGCTGGATTAAAGTTTTCGACGAAATTGATTACTTGTTAATCTTTGGCTCAGAGGCAGGCACGGAGGCGCATGTCAGGCAAAAAGCTGTCCGCTTTTGCCGAACATGCGCTCGTAGATCGGCTGCGACCGTCTGAGCCGCCGCCACTTGTCCGGATAGAAAAGCCCGCTGAATGCGGTTGTCTAAATGAGATGCGACAAGGCCGATCCGTCGCCTGCTCCGATGTTCTTGTTGGCCTTTTCTGACGCCCCGGTTCTTTCGACCATGTGAAGGGCGCGCGCATCCGAGACAGTATGCGGGGCAGGGCGGCTCACTTCTTCCGAAACATGCCCTATCGGGTTGAAGCCCGCGTAATTCACCAGCATCGTCCCGAGCATGCTCCCCAGGTCTCTGCCTGTGTAAACGTCCGCATCGGCGAGTTGAACGGGTTCGATCAAGATGACCGTGTCAACTTCGACCTCTACGCCGAACTCTTCTTCGAGAATGTCGCCGAGCGTCAATCCAGCTGAGATTTCCTCGCTTTCGTTAAGCATGATCGGTTGCTCGAAACCTTCTGATGCCACCAATCCCAAAATTGGTCGGTCCAAAATGGCCGCGAGGATGCCGATTAACGGTGAATGAACGTCGTGGCCTCTGACTTCCAGCCCGTTTGTCCAAATCTGCTCAAGTAAGCCCTTCGTTTGCAATTTTCAGTCCCCCAAGTGTCTTCCCACTTCATTTTACGGTCGCGTGCAAAGTTTTAGAACACGGCATATGTTAACTGATGCTGCGTAAGTCGGTCCTGACGAAACCGTCCGAACCGAACCTCATTGGCTATCCAGAGGCCAGAGCGGTCGTGCAAGTGGTTAATATTTCAAGGTATTCTATATGTTGGGGTGGAGGTTGTGAGATTTACATAATGTAGTCTCCATTCCTATATGTCGGCGCCAGGTAAAATAATTGTTAATAGTTGGTGAATTCCTGCCTACGTGTTGCCTTGCGCAGAGGCGACTCAATCTCAGTATGAGCCTGTGAAAGCAGCCGTTTCTGTCGCACAATGATACTTCAAAAAATTCTGGCTGCGCAGGCCGTCCACTTTACGCACGCTCCGGATGAGCGTTCACTTCAAGCAATCAGAGCGTGGGTCTATGCCACG from the Roseovarius indicus genome contains:
- a CDS encoding flagellar biosynthesis repressor FlbT codes for the protein MALKLTLKPNERIIVNGCVIRNSDRRHFLDVENKADVVRESDLLDESDAGTPVKEVYFFAQTCLLNTELREKLIPILQAKLGRLVPVFHDEVAGNLVEAANHVSTNDFYKAMRALRPVIQYEERLYEMMHGKAPQTAAE
- a CDS encoding flagellar biosynthesis regulator FlaF translates to MSIAAYKRTISDTEAPRQIERRVLVQVTSRLESGHVDYDAAETSGERLEILSNGLREDVWQNERVWLAFKADLAEPENALSPDLRAGLLSLAMWVERHSQGVLAGEKKVKPLIDINKTIINGLAGRAFSTTE